From a region of the Corythoichthys intestinalis isolate RoL2023-P3 chromosome 7, ASM3026506v1, whole genome shotgun sequence genome:
- the dynlt2b gene encoding dynein light chain Tctex-type protein 2B isoform X2 codes for MEGSDTYLIRPNYQHKFKPAVVKECIRETVKAMLSEAEYDPDEVSELTSTLADRVKNKVKKLGFDRYKLVVQVTIGEQRGQGVKMSSRCLWDADTDNYAEDVFMNESLFCAVAVFGSYFY; via the exons ATGGAAGGCTCAGATACATACCTCATACGACCCAACTATCAGCACAA ATTCAAGCCTGCAGTAGTGAAGGAGTGCATTCGTGAAACAGTTAAAGCTATGCTGTCTGAAGCAGAATACGACCCAGATGAGGTCTCAGAGCTCACCAGTACTCTGGCGGACCGTGTGAAGAATAAAGTCAAGA AATTAGGGTTTGATAGGTACAAGTTGGTGGTGCAGGTGACTATTGGAGAACAACGTGGACAAGGAGTCAA GATGTCTTCAAGGTGTTTATGGGATGCCGATACAGACAACTATGCAGAAGATGTTTTTATGAAT GAGAGCTTGTTCTGTGCAGTGGCCGTGTTTGGAAGCTATTTCTACTAA
- the dynlt2b gene encoding dynein light chain Tctex-type protein 2B isoform X1 → MEGSDTYLIRPNYQHKFKPAVVKECIRETVKAMLSEAEYDPDEVSELTSTLADRVKNKVKKLGFDRYKLVVQVTIGEQRGQGVKMSSRCLWDADTDNYAEDVFMNASTFFPFSVRFVICGVRCVCFFFP, encoded by the exons ATGGAAGGCTCAGATACATACCTCATACGACCCAACTATCAGCACAA ATTCAAGCCTGCAGTAGTGAAGGAGTGCATTCGTGAAACAGTTAAAGCTATGCTGTCTGAAGCAGAATACGACCCAGATGAGGTCTCAGAGCTCACCAGTACTCTGGCGGACCGTGTGAAGAATAAAGTCAAGA AATTAGGGTTTGATAGGTACAAGTTGGTGGTGCAGGTGACTATTGGAGAACAACGTGGACAAGGAGTCAA GATGTCTTCAAGGTGTTTATGGGATGCCGATACAGACAACTATGCAGAAGATGTTTTTATGAATGCaagtactttttttccctttagtgtcagatttgtcATTTGTGGAGttaggtgtgtgtgttttttttttccttga